A genomic stretch from Candidatus Kryptonium sp. includes:
- a CDS encoding DNA translocase FtsK, producing MTSQTRNIDYRKRKDKNFFSRYRIGFAVLIFSLGFFLILSILSYTPKDQANLVSISEIGKILTGDEQVRQKLERTHNWLGFIGAKVSFFVINYTFGYASILMGLILIFWGIFLFFDKDKKDLVRWTFYILIFSFLLSVFLGNLKLIFGTDAFRSEICGMVGLYVSDILIKLFGELGSIFITLVSFLIFIGLVVEINYYSIAVNIGDKISTFWERLRFEKRKEKFKKPSELKLQKLEQKQVQKPTEVVILQPEPKDVRLKEEITERKPERVEVKSEDAKEQFSDLDKEPRRKHHTKKLDFKLPPIELLDPEDGESVADEEELNTNAELLRNKLANFDIEIEKISITPGPVVTLYEIVPAADVKVREIVSLADDIALALAARGIRVIAPMPGKGTVGIEIPNRKPAIVRIRGVIDSPEFKNFNGILPIAMGKTISGEIYCDDLARMPHLLIGGATGSGKSVGINTIIVSLLYKLLPSEVKFVIIDPKKVELINYRKLVNHYLAVCPDVDEEVITTPENAVLVLKSLVLEMNERYDKFSKAGVRNIQDYNERVKQGKIKSTEEVQHYELPYIVVIIDELADLMLVASTDVEEPITRLAQLARGVGIHLVIATQRPSVDVITGLIKANFPTRIAYQVASKVDSRTILDMNGAEQLIGSGDMLYLPAGATKPIRIQNAFVSIEEVERIVEYIASQPGYDEPYKLPSVLERQRVQISGGDEFDDLFDEAAKIVVRYKQASTSLLQRKLKIGYARAARIVDQLEREGIVGPPMEGNKAREVLIESELELEEILKQIRNR from the coding sequence ATGACCTCGCAAACTAGAAACATTGACTACAGAAAAAGGAAAGATAAAAATTTTTTCTCACGGTATAGAATAGGTTTCGCCGTTTTAATCTTCAGTTTAGGCTTTTTTCTTATTTTGAGTATTTTATCCTATACCCCCAAAGATCAGGCAAATCTCGTCTCAATCTCTGAAATAGGCAAAATCTTAACAGGGGATGAGCAGGTAAGACAAAAGCTTGAAAGAACACATAATTGGCTTGGATTCATCGGAGCAAAAGTTTCTTTCTTCGTGATAAATTATACCTTTGGCTATGCTTCAATTCTTATGGGATTAATTTTAATTTTTTGGGGGATCTTTTTGTTTTTTGACAAGGATAAAAAAGATCTTGTGAGATGGACATTCTACATTTTAATTTTTTCGTTTCTTTTGTCGGTGTTTCTTGGAAATTTAAAGCTGATTTTTGGAACGGATGCATTCAGAAGCGAAATCTGTGGTATGGTTGGTCTTTATGTCTCCGATATTTTGATAAAACTTTTTGGTGAACTTGGAAGCATATTTATAACTCTCGTTTCTTTTTTAATTTTCATTGGTCTTGTTGTGGAAATTAACTACTACAGTATTGCGGTGAACATTGGGGACAAGATCTCAACATTTTGGGAGAGATTAAGATTTGAAAAAAGAAAAGAAAAGTTTAAAAAACCATCTGAGCTGAAATTACAAAAACTTGAACAAAAGCAAGTTCAAAAACCCACCGAAGTCGTGATCTTACAGCCCGAGCCGAAAGATGTAAGATTAAAAGAGGAGATAACTGAAAGAAAACCTGAAAGAGTTGAAGTAAAAAGCGAAGATGCGAAAGAACAGTTTTCAGATTTAGATAAGGAACCAAGAAGAAAACATCACACTAAGAAGCTTGATTTCAAACTTCCGCCAATTGAATTGCTTGATCCAGAAGATGGCGAATCTGTAGCAGACGAGGAAGAACTTAATACAAATGCTGAACTTTTGAGAAATAAACTCGCAAATTTTGATATTGAAATTGAAAAGATAAGTATAACCCCTGGTCCAGTTGTAACTCTTTATGAGATCGTCCCAGCAGCTGATGTAAAGGTAAGGGAAATCGTTTCACTTGCAGATGATATAGCGCTTGCACTTGCAGCTCGTGGAATAAGAGTAATAGCTCCGATGCCTGGTAAAGGAACAGTTGGAATTGAAATCCCAAATCGTAAACCCGCAATTGTTAGAATAAGAGGTGTTATAGATTCACCCGAATTTAAAAATTTCAACGGTATTCTCCCAATAGCAATGGGAAAAACCATATCTGGAGAGATTTATTGCGATGATCTTGCGAGAATGCCACATCTTTTAATAGGTGGAGCAACTGGTTCAGGTAAAAGCGTCGGAATAAACACTATTATTGTTAGCTTGCTTTATAAACTTCTTCCATCCGAGGTGAAGTTTGTAATCATTGACCCTAAAAAAGTAGAGCTCATAAATTACCGCAAGCTTGTAAATCATTATCTCGCTGTTTGCCCAGATGTTGATGAGGAAGTAATAACTACGCCTGAGAACGCGGTCCTCGTTTTAAAAAGTTTAGTTCTTGAGATGAACGAAAGATATGATAAATTTTCAAAAGCTGGTGTTAGGAACATTCAAGATTATAACGAGCGAGTAAAACAAGGGAAGATAAAAAGCACAGAGGAAGTTCAACATTATGAATTACCATATATTGTTGTCATAATTGACGAGCTTGCTGATTTGATGCTCGTTGCATCAACTGATGTGGAAGAACCAATAACTCGGCTTGCTCAACTTGCGCGAGGCGTTGGTATACATCTCGTAATTGCAACGCAAAGACCTTCCGTTGATGTTATAACAGGATTGATCAAAGCAAATTTCCCGACCAGAATTGCTTATCAAGTTGCGTCAAAAGTTGATTCAAGAACCATTCTTGACATGAACGGAGCTGAACAATTGATCGGAAGCGGAGATATGCTTTATCTACCAGCTGGAGCAACTAAACCGATAAGAATTCAAAACGCTTTCGTTTCAATTGAAGAGGTTGAAAGGATCGTTGAATACATAGCTTCTCAACCTGGATATGACGAACCTTATAAACTACCATCGGTGTTAGAAAGGCAAAGGGTTCAGATTAGTGGTGGTGATGAATTTGACGATCTATTTGATGAGGCTGCAAAGATTGTCGTAAGATATAAACAAGCATCAACTTCACTATTGCAAAGAAAATTGAAGATAGGTTATGCGAGAGCAGCACGCATCGTTGATCAACTTGAAAGAGAAGGAATCGTAGGTCCGCCGATGGAAGGAAACAAAGCAAGAGAGGTGTTGATTGAGAGTGAACTTGAACTTGAAGAAATTTTAAAACAAATAAGAAACAGGTAA
- a CDS encoding outer membrane lipoprotein carrier protein LolA, with amino-acid sequence MKLYFKGFLFLISLYSLVFAQSGKEIVEQLKKKYATIDDAVVRFEQSLKYGMSKFEQTFSGTFYFKKKNKYRIETEQQTLVTDGSTSWLYSKINKQVIIDKYKEDKNALSPEKFLLSISDEYIPVILKSEKMNDKKVIVLKLTPKNDDSVIESAKVWVVEGELNIVKVEITDINGTVTTYNVKSVKINSGLDDSLFKFSVPPDVRVVDLR; translated from the coding sequence ATGAAACTTTACTTCAAAGGTTTTCTGTTCTTGATTTCGCTATACAGTCTTGTGTTCGCACAATCCGGGAAGGAAATTGTAGAACAATTGAAGAAAAAATACGCAACGATAGATGATGCTGTCGTGAGATTTGAACAATCTTTGAAATATGGAATGTCAAAGTTTGAGCAAACTTTTTCTGGGACATTTTATTTTAAAAAGAAAAATAAATATCGGATAGAAACTGAACAACAAACGCTTGTGACCGATGGAAGTACAAGTTGGCTTTATTCAAAAATCAATAAACAAGTCATCATTGACAAATACAAAGAAGATAAAAACGCATTATCTCCTGAGAAATTTCTACTTTCAATTTCAGACGAATACATTCCTGTAATTCTGAAATCTGAAAAGATGAACGATAAAAAAGTGATCGTCCTTAAATTAACTCCTAAAAACGACGATTCAGTGATTGAATCAGCCAAGGTGTGGGTCGTTGAAGGAGAGTTGAACATAGTAAAAGTTGAGATAACAGATATAAACGGAACCGTTACAACATATAATGTCAAGAGTGTGAAGATAAATTCTGGGCTTGATGATAGCTTGTTTAAGTTTTCCGTCCCGCCGGATGTTAGAGTTGTTGACTTAAGATAA
- a CDS encoding flippase-like domain-containing protein has product MINLKNLFRFVFGIGVAAVFLYFAFKGIDWIAFLNVFKNVNYIYIFLTFLVLLFSHFCRALRWKYLLVPVKSNTSFFHFFEATMIGYFANNIFPRAGEVVKAYTLSKDEKISKASGLASVLLERILDIIFSLFFFGVAMLWNKKIFEKHYPWLGQVALVSTLITGFVIVLIVFLLIWRNKLIALLSKLAGMFSKKLEEKIKKTFGSFILGFEALMHKGVYGKVILLSFLIYLSYIFAAYIPLFAFKIEREKIGFFTALVIFVVSTVGFILPTPGGVGSYHSFITGALVGLYGIKHEIALGYAVLTHGVGYLTNGLLGFYFAMRKQIKLALQD; this is encoded by the coding sequence ATGATCAATCTCAAGAATTTGTTCAGGTTTGTTTTCGGGATAGGCGTTGCGGCGGTTTTTTTATATTTCGCCTTCAAAGGAATTGATTGGATAGCGTTTCTAAATGTTTTTAAAAATGTGAATTACATTTACATTTTTCTGACATTCCTTGTTCTTTTATTTTCTCACTTTTGCAGAGCCTTGAGATGGAAGTATCTTTTAGTGCCTGTTAAATCAAATACGTCTTTCTTTCATTTTTTTGAAGCAACGATGATCGGATATTTTGCCAACAATATATTTCCGCGAGCTGGGGAAGTAGTTAAAGCTTATACATTGAGCAAGGATGAGAAGATTTCAAAAGCCTCCGGTCTTGCAAGTGTTTTACTTGAACGCATCCTTGATATAATTTTTTCACTTTTCTTTTTTGGTGTTGCGATGTTGTGGAATAAAAAGATTTTTGAAAAACATTATCCGTGGCTTGGGCAGGTTGCTTTGGTGAGCACTTTAATTACGGGTTTTGTTATTGTTTTGATTGTTTTTCTATTGATATGGCGTAATAAACTTATTGCTCTGCTAAGTAAGCTTGCGGGCATGTTCAGCAAGAAACTTGAGGAGAAAATTAAAAAAACTTTTGGATCTTTCATTTTGGGATTTGAGGCATTGATGCATAAGGGAGTTTACGGGAAAGTTATTTTATTAAGTTTTTTAATTTATCTTTCCTATATTTTTGCAGCTTACATTCCGCTTTTTGCTTTTAAGATTGAAAGGGAAAAAATAGGTTTCTTCACAGCACTTGTAATTTTTGTCGTTTCAACAGTTGGCTTTATCCTTCCAACGCCAGGTGGGGTGGGAAGTTATCATTCATTTATAACTGGAGCACTTGTTGGGCTTTATGGAATTAAACATGAGATAGCATTAGGGTATGCAGTTTTAACTCATGGGGTTGGATATTTGACAAACGGACTGCTTGGATTTTACTTTGCGATGAGGAAACAGATTAAACTTGCCCTACAAGATTAA
- a CDS encoding PQQ-dependent sugar dehydrogenase — MGQKPQEVEDIYLPDGDNVSVSVWIDNLEIPWSLVFLPDGRALVSERPGRIRLIENGKLVPEPYMIIDVRHSGEGGLMGLAVHPDFPKKPYIYAMYTYENKDGKVFNRVIRIRDNGKKGVFDKIIIDSILGARFHNGGRIKFGPDKMLYITTGEIFKGELAQDLNSLNGKILRLTPDGEIPKDNPFPNSPIYSYGHRNPQGLAWHPETGDLFESEHGPSGEFGRFGHDEINLIVKGGNYGWPKIIGAAGEKNYIDPIVVWKDATPPAGMTFYKGDLFVATLRSEALIRIKLQKSGMSYKVIRIERWFAFDRRKGKFGRLRDVVEGPDGNLYILTSNRDGRGNPQPGDDKIYKIVFKK, encoded by the coding sequence GTGGGGCAAAAACCACAGGAAGTTGAAGATATATATCTACCAGATGGTGATAATGTTAGCGTAAGCGTCTGGATTGATAATCTTGAAATTCCATGGTCTCTTGTTTTTCTTCCAGATGGTAGAGCTCTTGTAAGTGAAAGACCAGGTAGAATACGGCTTATTGAAAATGGGAAACTTGTTCCTGAACCGTATATGATTATTGATGTAAGGCATTCTGGCGAAGGTGGATTGATGGGGCTTGCGGTTCATCCAGATTTTCCTAAAAAGCCGTATATCTACGCGATGTATACTTACGAAAATAAAGATGGAAAAGTTTTCAATAGGGTTATAAGGATAAGAGACAACGGAAAAAAGGGAGTTTTTGATAAAATTATAATTGATAGCATACTTGGTGCAAGATTTCACAATGGGGGAAGGATAAAATTCGGACCTGACAAAATGCTTTATATAACAACGGGGGAGATTTTCAAAGGTGAACTTGCGCAAGATTTAAATTCACTTAATGGCAAGATTTTAAGATTGACACCAGATGGAGAAATTCCTAAGGACAATCCATTTCCAAATTCTCCGATTTATTCATATGGACACAGAAATCCACAGGGTTTAGCGTGGCATCCGGAAACAGGAGATCTTTTTGAATCTGAACATGGACCATCGGGAGAGTTTGGTCGTTTCGGACATGACGAGATTAATTTAATAGTTAAGGGCGGAAATTACGGTTGGCCTAAAATAATCGGCGCTGCAGGTGAAAAAAATTACATTGATCCCATCGTTGTCTGGAAAGATGCAACTCCGCCAGCTGGAATGACTTTCTATAAAGGTGATTTATTCGTCGCAACTTTAAGAAGCGAAGCGTTGATAAGAATTAAACTTCAAAAGTCAGGTATGTCATATAAGGTTATACGAATTGAAAGATGGTTTGCTTTTGATAGAAGAAAAGGAAAATTCGGGAGATTGAGGGATGTCGTAGAAGGTCCAGATGGAAATCTTTACATTTTGACAAGCAATAGAGATGGTCGTGGAAACCCACAACCAGGCGACGATAAAATCTACAAAATCGTTTTTAAAAAATAA